One Jeotgalicoccus saudimassiliensis DNA window includes the following coding sequences:
- a CDS encoding YlaN family protein codes for MSAEKQLSKTAYDQLDKDADRILQLIEVQMENLTMPQCPVFEEVLDTQMFGLSKEINFAVRLGLVDAQDGRDILDHLEVEVSKVHEAYMEKEKNQV; via the coding sequence GTGTCTGCTGAAAAACAATTAAGTAAAACTGCTTATGATCAATTGGACAAAGACGCCGACAGAATTCTCCAACTAATCGAAGTTCAAATGGAAAATTTAACGATGCCCCAGTGTCCGGTTTTTGAAGAAGTACTGGATACACAAATGTTCGGACTATCGAAAGAAATAAATTTTGCAGTGAGACTTGGTTTGGTTGACGCACAAGACGGCCGTGATATACTGGATCATCTTGAAGTTGAAGTATCCAAAGTACACGAAGCATATATGGAAAAAGAAAAGAATCAAGTCTAA
- a CDS encoding FtsW/RodA/SpoVE family cell cycle protein, producing the protein MQFIKNFFNYVKSYSKYVDFLILIAYVALSLIGLVMVYSASMVPAQMNEGNSEHYYIRHLMFIILGFGLVFFMTYFMSGNFFKMKGVQLLMLGAIIILLLVTMFFGTEVNGQRNWIRVGGFGLQSSEFFKVVAILYLAYIYSRREKRIDNDELTSIIPLVFILVVSGMVMINDFGTWMVIAAIILSMFLYIRIPLKVIGWTAALGTVTLGVIAGVLYLVNGSVLSNYQMHRIETFFHPFNDPMGTGYQLTNSLIAISHGGLFGTGIGNGIIKLGYLPEPHTDFIMAVIAEELGLIGVLFIVLLYLVIILKALSYAHRSTDTFYRIICIGVAMYITMQVFINVGGISKIIPLTGVPLPLLSYGGSSFLSVSIAIGLLIIAAKHVKQKEIELKK; encoded by the coding sequence GTGCAATTTATAAAAAACTTTTTCAACTACGTTAAATCGTATTCCAAGTACGTTGACTTTTTAATATTAATCGCATATGTTGCACTATCGCTCATCGGTCTGGTCATGGTATACAGTGCGAGTATGGTACCTGCACAGATGAACGAGGGTAATTCTGAACATTACTATATCAGACACCTGATGTTTATCATTCTCGGTTTCGGCCTCGTATTTTTTATGACGTACTTTATGAGCGGGAACTTTTTTAAGATGAAAGGTGTCCAGCTGCTGATGCTCGGAGCAATTATCATTCTGCTTTTGGTAACGATGTTTTTCGGTACCGAGGTCAACGGGCAGCGTAACTGGATCAGAGTCGGAGGTTTTGGCCTTCAGTCATCTGAATTTTTTAAAGTCGTTGCGATATTGTATTTAGCGTACATATATTCAAGAAGAGAAAAAAGAATCGACAACGATGAACTGACGAGTATAATTCCACTTGTATTTATTCTCGTGGTTTCAGGGATGGTTATGATTAACGACTTCGGTACGTGGATGGTTATTGCTGCGATTATTCTCAGTATGTTTTTATATATCCGTATTCCGCTGAAGGTAATAGGCTGGACAGCAGCGCTTGGAACAGTAACGCTCGGAGTCATCGCAGGTGTACTCTATCTGGTGAACGGCTCCGTGCTGTCGAATTACCAGATGCACCGTATCGAGACGTTCTTCCATCCCTTTAACGACCCGATGGGAACGGGATATCAGCTGACCAACTCACTGATCGCGATATCCCACGGCGGCCTGTTCGGTACAGGCATAGGCAATGGAATAATTAAACTCGGTTATCTTCCGGAACCGCATACGGACTTTATAATGGCGGTTATCGCGGAAGAACTCGGTCTGATCGGCGTATTATTTATCGTCCTGCTGTACCTGGTAATTATATTGAAGGCATTATCCTATGCCCACCGTTCCACGGATACATTTTACAGAATCATCTGTATCGGTGTCGCAATGTATATTACGATGCAGGTATTTATAAACGTCGGCGGTATTTCAAAAATTATCCCGCTGACAGGAGTGCCGCTGCCGCTCTTAAGTTACGGCGGATCATCATTCCTCAGCGTGTCGATTGCGATAGGTCTGTTGATTATCGCGGCCAAACACGTTAAGCAGAAAGAAATTGAACTGAAGAAATAA
- a CDS encoding cation diffusion facilitator family transporter → MKEIFALLKKGSMAALTAAIVNFVLAGLKGLAFLFTANVAMFAEMMHSLGDAINQLFVFAGSSLSKKAPTKRFPFGFGRLVNLVCLFAIIIVAILSYETVREGIHHIVEPLPAQTDTTMLLINLGVLSIAVILEGFVLYKAGKELLQQAEQPYDGIKPLTLSYKHMNRAKPATKLVFLEDTVATSGALLAIIGILLGRFAGIEQAEGVVSVMIGLMMFYIVYKVFMENAAGVLGESDPQMEQRISQIVFNHNDIKDIQRLIVMKEGDDLHVEVVAEIAPDLTVEYTNKLRDDIEEVIMKQSHIADVNLEFEVDDGRRSWPKTQNQLDNKTGKI, encoded by the coding sequence TTGAAAGAAATATTTGCTTTACTTAAAAAAGGGAGTATGGCAGCGCTGACTGCCGCTATCGTAAACTTTGTTCTTGCAGGTCTTAAAGGCCTCGCCTTTCTGTTTACGGCAAACGTCGCTATGTTCGCCGAAATGATGCATTCACTCGGTGACGCGATTAACCAGCTTTTCGTGTTTGCAGGATCCAGCCTGTCAAAGAAAGCACCGACTAAAAGATTTCCGTTCGGGTTCGGCAGACTGGTCAACCTCGTCTGTCTCTTCGCCATTATTATCGTTGCAATTCTTTCATACGAAACAGTGAGGGAAGGTATTCACCATATTGTCGAGCCGCTCCCAGCACAGACCGACACAACAATGCTGCTGATAAACCTCGGTGTCCTGTCAATCGCAGTTATACTGGAAGGTTTTGTCCTCTACAAAGCAGGCAAAGAACTGCTGCAGCAGGCTGAGCAGCCATATGACGGAATTAAGCCGCTCACACTGAGTTATAAACATATGAACCGTGCCAAACCGGCAACCAAGCTTGTCTTTTTAGAAGATACAGTAGCGACTTCCGGTGCGCTGCTCGCTATTATCGGTATACTGCTCGGCCGTTTCGCAGGCATCGAACAGGCAGAAGGTGTCGTATCGGTAATGATTGGTCTCATGATGTTCTATATTGTTTATAAAGTGTTTATGGAAAATGCGGCAGGTGTGCTTGGTGAAAGCGATCCGCAGATGGAACAGCGCATTTCACAAATCGTCTTCAATCACAATGATATTAAAGATATACAAAGACTAATCGTGATGAAAGAAGGAGATGACCTTCACGTAGAAGTCGTAGCAGAAATCGCTCCGGACTTAACTGTCGAATACACAAACAAATTACGTGATGATATTGAAGAAGTCATTATGAAACAAAGTCATATCGCTGATGTGAACCTGGAATTCGAAGTTGACGACGGCCGCCGGTCATGGCCGAAAACACAAAATCAGCTCGATAATAAAACAGGTAAAATATAA
- a CDS encoding COX15/CtaA family protein, producing MYRNLKIVAVITTLIMVFVQIGGALVTKTGSEDGCGETWPLCHGQLIPKDWPLDTIIELAHRGVSGIAIIFLLALGYMAWKQIGHVREAKFLIYLSLSFILIQSLIGAAAVIGIWEGDFVLAAHFGISLICFAAVFLLTVLIFEVSYGQHERKIVVSPFLRYNTILLTIYIYFVIYSGALVRHTDSSLACTEWPHCMPGTIMPANFYQSVQMGHRFLVGILAIWMLLILIHVLRKYSDKKLIKYCWIIAFTLLMMQVITGMLSVFTMVNIFIALFHALFITLLFGLLCYFIMLLSRNKD from the coding sequence TTGTATAGAAATTTAAAAATTGTAGCAGTTATTACGACATTGATTATGGTCTTCGTCCAGATTGGTGGCGCACTTGTTACAAAAACAGGTTCTGAAGACGGCTGCGGAGAAACCTGGCCGCTGTGTCACGGACAGCTTATTCCGAAAGACTGGCCGCTCGATACGATTATTGAACTCGCACACCGTGGAGTTTCAGGCATTGCTATTATTTTCCTGCTGGCGCTGGGATATATGGCCTGGAAACAGATTGGACATGTCCGTGAAGCGAAATTCCTCATCTACCTGTCACTCAGTTTTATTCTGATTCAGTCACTGATTGGAGCAGCAGCTGTTATTGGTATATGGGAAGGTGACTTCGTACTTGCAGCCCACTTCGGTATTTCATTAATATGTTTTGCTGCGGTGTTTCTGCTGACAGTACTTATTTTTGAAGTTTCCTACGGACAGCACGAACGCAAAATTGTGGTCAGTCCTTTCTTAAGGTACAACACGATACTGCTGACTATCTACATATATTTTGTAATATACAGCGGAGCTCTTGTCAGACACACAGACTCTTCACTGGCATGTACGGAATGGCCTCACTGCATGCCGGGTACAATTATGCCGGCTAACTTTTATCAGTCAGTGCAGATGGGTCACAGATTCCTCGTTGGAATTTTAGCAATCTGGATGCTGCTGATTCTTATCCATGTACTGAGAAAATACAGTGACAAGAAGCTGATTAAGTACTGTTGGATTATAGCATTTACTCTGCTGATGATGCAGGTAATTACAGGTATGCTTTCAGTCTTTACAATGGTTAATATTTTCATCGCATTATTCCATGCTTTATTTATCACACTCCTGTTCGGACTGTTATGCTACTTTATTATGCTGTTATCGAGAAATAAAGATTAG
- the cyoE gene encoding heme o synthase yields the protein MHSDVYQQEVHQTARSKDWKAVKTLIKDGIIKANLIPAFAAGFLAVMYYNISFFEAIPVMLLMLLGTTLVIGGVCALNNFYDRDIDRLMKSKQERPSIDGTFSGKEILAIGFTMVGIGLAMLFLINPTVGVLGLTAAFGYAVVYSIFAKRHLVSNTIIGAIPGAMPPLIGWAVFEPELHILAWSMFIVMFFWQMPHFYALAIRRSDEYREAGIPMLPSVKGNVRTRNSIILWVTLLLFTPLMMFELGTWFVALTAVLNIIWFYLSVNRFKRITDYNRYAGRIFVFSLNYVVIFFVMIIVAGLLVNI from the coding sequence ATGCACAGTGATGTTTACCAGCAAGAGGTACATCAGACAGCACGCAGTAAAGATTGGAAAGCAGTTAAAACACTCATCAAGGACGGCATAATTAAAGCGAATTTAATACCTGCATTTGCAGCTGGCTTTCTTGCTGTTATGTATTATAACATTTCATTTTTCGAAGCAATACCTGTCATGCTGTTGATGCTGCTCGGTACAACACTAGTCATCGGAGGCGTTTGTGCCCTTAACAATTTCTACGACAGAGATATTGACAGACTGATGAAGTCGAAACAGGAAAGACCGAGTATTGACGGAACATTTTCAGGCAAAGAGATTCTGGCAATCGGATTTACGATGGTCGGGATCGGTCTGGCAATGTTATTTTTAATCAATCCGACTGTCGGGGTTCTAGGGTTAACCGCAGCGTTTGGTTATGCAGTTGTATATTCAATTTTCGCAAAACGACATCTTGTCTCAAACACAATTATAGGAGCGATCCCCGGAGCGATGCCTCCGCTAATAGGCTGGGCTGTTTTTGAGCCTGAACTACATATATTAGCGTGGTCGATGTTCATCGTAATGTTCTTTTGGCAGATGCCTCATTTCTATGCACTTGCCATCAGACGCAGTGATGAGTATAGAGAGGCGGGTATTCCGATGCTTCCTTCTGTGAAGGGGAATGTTCGCACCAGAAACTCCATTATTCTTTGGGTGACACTTCTTTTGTTCACACCACTGATGATGTTTGAACTCGGAACATGGTTTGTTGCACTGACAGCCGTACTTAATATTATCTGGTTTTACTTAAGTGTTAACCGGTTCAAACGGATTACGGACTATAATCGCTATGCCGGGCGAATATTTGTCTTTTCACTTAACTACGTTGTGATATTTTTCGTCATGATCATCGTAGCCGGCTTACTTGTGAATATTTAA
- the coxB gene encoding cytochrome c oxidase subunit II, with translation MNLSFLKGKALLLVSALTLFLAGCGTNELSTLRPAGEVGQEQFNLMILSIIIMVLVIAVVTVLFTVAVLKSRRSKKGEDFEPADVSGNHTLEVIWTSIPILLLIVLAIPTVYYVFKQADTEAMTDADGNVNAEETVINVRAYQYWWEFEYPNEEVVTAQELVVPTDQKVYFNLQGADVKHSFWVPAAGGKLDTNIDGINSFYLVFDDEASQEADRLFYGKCAELCGPSHALMDFKVKALPEEEYNQWLADMKAVEEPVQASSEDAQRGEEIFNNSCMGCHAATPTSPGAMGPNLTNFGDRDLIAGFMEHNQENLEAWIKDPESFKPDNKMAGTYELTDEEIQAVASYLMELKVEEGSGDVSSLTESAADEESEEGGN, from the coding sequence ATGAATTTAAGTTTTCTTAAAGGTAAGGCACTATTATTAGTTTCAGCTCTTACTCTTTTCCTTGCCGGTTGTGGTACGAATGAATTAAGTACTTTAAGACCTGCAGGTGAAGTTGGACAGGAACAGTTTAACTTAATGATTTTATCAATCATTATTATGGTGCTTGTAATTGCAGTCGTTACTGTACTGTTCACAGTTGCAGTATTGAAGAGCCGCAGAAGTAAAAAAGGTGAGGATTTTGAACCGGCTGATGTTTCCGGTAACCACACACTTGAAGTTATCTGGACATCGATTCCGATTCTTCTGCTTATCGTTTTAGCTATTCCGACTGTTTACTACGTATTTAAACAGGCAGACACTGAAGCAATGACAGATGCTGACGGCAATGTAAACGCTGAAGAAACAGTAATCAATGTCAGAGCATACCAGTACTGGTGGGAATTTGAATATCCAAACGAAGAAGTTGTAACAGCTCAGGAACTTGTCGTTCCAACAGACCAAAAAGTTTACTTCAACCTTCAGGGTGCAGATGTTAAACACTCATTCTGGGTACCGGCAGCAGGCGGTAAGCTCGATACTAATATCGACGGTATCAACAGCTTCTACTTAGTATTCGACGATGAAGCATCTCAGGAAGCGGACCGTTTATTCTACGGCAAATGTGCCGAGCTTTGCGGACCGTCACACGCACTTATGGACTTTAAAGTAAAAGCATTACCTGAAGAAGAGTACAATCAGTGGCTTGCAGATATGAAAGCAGTTGAAGAACCTGTACAGGCTTCATCTGAAGATGCACAGCGCGGAGAGGAAATCTTCAATAACTCATGTATGGGTTGTCACGCAGCTACACCGACAAGCCCGGGTGCCATGGGTCCTAACTTAACGAACTTCGGTGACCGTGATTTAATCGCCGGATTCATGGAACACAATCAGGAAAACCTTGAAGCATGGATTAAAGATCCGGAGTCATTTAAACCGGATAACAAAATGGCAGGTACTTATGAATTAACTGACGAAGAAATTCAGGCAGTAGCATCATACTTAATGGAACTTAAAGTTGAGGAAGGTTCAGGTGACGTTTCGTCATTAACTGAATCAGCTGCAGATGAAGAGTCAGAAGAGGGGGGTAACTAG
- a CDS encoding cytochrome c oxidase subunit I — protein sequence MSQATAQKRGFLSVIWDYMTTVDHKKIGILYLIAGGFFFVLGGIEAMLIRIQLAVPNNDFLSAGLFNEVITMHGTTMIFLAAMPLLFAFMNATVPLQIGARDVAFPFLNALGVWLFIFGGIFLNLSWFLGGAPDAGWTSYASLSIASPGHGIDFYALGLQVSGAGTLISGINFVTTIITMRAPGMTYMRMPLMTWTTLVAGVLIVFAFPPLTVGLFLLIFDRMFGSNFFIVEAGGNTIIWEHLFWIFGHPEVYILILPAFGIFSEIFSTFARKRLFGYSAMVFATVLIGFFGFMVWAHHMFTVGLGPTANAIFALATMAIAVPTGIKIFNWIFTIWGGSIEFTTPMMYALAFIPSFVMGGVTGIMQAVAPADYQYHDSYFIVAHFHYVIVGGVVFALLAGLHYYWPLMFATMLSEKLGKITFWLFFIGFHLTFLIQHFLGLWGMPRRVFTYLDGQGYNAANMISTIGALFMALAVIVLVINIIITVAKNERVGRDPWGDGRTLEWSLPLPVPYYNFAQIPLIRGLDAFWIEKKEGNGEMLPAESLDDFHMPNNSIIPFVMSLGLFVASFGALYFASGKEWAIDAVADLPVRPWAFWVLVIGLAITFISMIVRSFKDDLGYYVTKEEVLRDLEELERGAK from the coding sequence ATGTCACAGGCAACAGCACAAAAACGCGGTTTCTTGTCGGTAATCTGGGATTACATGACAACCGTTGACCATAAGAAAATTGGTATACTTTACCTGATTGCTGGTGGATTCTTCTTCGTACTCGGTGGTATTGAAGCAATGCTGATCCGTATTCAGCTTGCAGTGCCGAATAACGATTTCCTTTCAGCAGGACTGTTTAACGAAGTAATTACGATGCACGGTACAACGATGATATTCCTTGCAGCGATGCCGCTCTTATTTGCGTTTATGAACGCTACCGTACCGCTCCAGATTGGTGCGCGTGACGTAGCATTCCCATTCCTGAACGCATTGGGTGTATGGTTATTTATCTTTGGTGGTATCTTCCTTAACCTGTCATGGTTCTTAGGCGGAGCACCGGATGCCGGCTGGACAAGCTACGCATCACTGTCAATTGCATCACCTGGACACGGGATTGACTTCTACGCACTTGGACTTCAGGTTTCAGGGGCGGGTACATTAATCTCGGGTATTAACTTTGTAACGACAATTATTACGATGAGAGCACCTGGTATGACGTATATGAGAATGCCGCTTATGACATGGACTACACTTGTTGCAGGTGTACTGATTGTCTTTGCATTCCCACCGTTAACAGTTGGTCTTTTCCTACTGATTTTTGACCGTATGTTCGGTTCCAACTTCTTTATTGTTGAAGCCGGCGGTAACACGATTATCTGGGAGCACCTGTTCTGGATCTTCGGTCACCCGGAAGTTTATATTCTAATCCTTCCGGCATTCGGGATATTCTCTGAAATATTCTCGACATTTGCCCGTAAACGTCTGTTCGGTTACTCGGCAATGGTATTCGCAACAGTGCTTATCGGTTTCTTCGGATTCATGGTATGGGCACACCACATGTTCACAGTTGGTCTGGGACCGACAGCTAACGCTATTTTCGCATTAGCAACAATGGCAATCGCAGTACCGACAGGTATTAAAATATTTAACTGGATCTTCACGATCTGGGGCGGAAGCATCGAGTTCACAACACCGATGATGTACGCACTTGCATTTATCCCTTCATTCGTAATGGGTGGGGTAACGGGAATCATGCAGGCAGTAGCTCCGGCTGACTACCAGTACCATGACTCGTACTTTATCGTCGCTCACTTCCACTACGTAATCGTAGGCGGGGTAGTGTTCGCATTGCTTGCCGGTCTTCACTACTACTGGCCGCTGATGTTCGCTACTATGCTGAGTGAAAAATTAGGTAAGATAACATTCTGGTTATTCTTTATCGGTTTCCACCTGACATTCCTTATCCAGCATTTCTTAGGACTATGGGGAATGCCGCGTCGAGTGTTTACGTATCTCGATGGACAGGGCTACAACGCAGCAAACATGATATCAACAATCGGTGCATTGTTTATGGCACTGGCTGTTATCGTACTTGTAATCAACATTATTATTACAGTAGCTAAAAACGAAAGAGTCGGCCGCGACCCATGGGGCGACGGACGTACACTTGAGTGGTCACTTCCACTTCCGGTACCGTATTACAACTTTGCACAGATTCCGTTAATCCGCGGACTTGACGCATTCTGGATTGAGAAGAAAGAAGGCAACGGAGAAATGCTTCCGGCTGAATCACTGGATGACTTCCACATGCCGAACAACTCAATCATTCCATTTGTAATGTCATTAGGACTGTTCGTCGCTTCATTCGGTGCGCTCTACTTTGCTTCAGGTAAAGAGTGGGCAATCGATGCAGTGGCAGATTTACCGGTAAGACCTTGGGCGTTCTGGGTACTTGTAATCGGACTTGCAATTACATTTATTTCAATGATTGTACGTTCATTCAAAGACGACCTTGGCTACTATGTAACTAAAGAAGAAGTTTTAAGAGATCTTGAAGAACTTGAAAGGGGTGCAAAATAA
- a CDS encoding cytochrome (ubi)quinol oxidase subunit III, translating to MAEMKYNVPNEQWPEHPETATLEGKNKFVGFWTFLGGETVLFASLFATYLALKDSVPSSDHLLAADLFHLELAFVMTMLLLTSSLTSVYAVYHMRNNNFSKMQLWLAVTVLLGAGFLALEIYEFYEYVHLGHSFRSSAFGSAFYILIGTHGFHVIIGLIWITGLIIRNASRGLSVYTAAKVNTAALYWHFIDVVWVFIFTIVYLLGVI from the coding sequence ATGGCTGAAATGAAATATAATGTCCCTAACGAACAGTGGCCTGAGCACCCGGAGACAGCAACACTCGAAGGTAAGAATAAATTCGTCGGTTTCTGGACATTCTTAGGCGGAGAGACTGTACTATTCGCATCACTATTTGCGACTTACCTTGCACTGAAAGACAGCGTGCCAAGCTCGGATCACCTGCTTGCAGCTGACCTGTTCCACCTTGAACTTGCATTTGTCATGACGATGTTACTTCTTACATCGTCACTGACGAGTGTATATGCTGTATACCACATGCGTAACAACAATTTCAGCAAGATGCAGTTATGGTTAGCCGTTACAGTATTACTTGGTGCAGGGTTCCTTGCACTTGAAATTTACGAGTTCTATGAGTATGTTCACCTTGGACATTCATTCAGATCAAGCGCATTCGGTAGTGCATTCTACATTCTGATCGGTACACACGGTTTCCACGTAATTATCGGTCTGATCTGGATTACGGGTCTTATTATCCGTAACGCATCGCGCGGTTTATCAGTATACACTGCAGCAAAAGTTAACACTGCAGCATTATACTGGCACTTCATTGACGTTGTGTGGGTATTCATCTTCACAATCGTTTACCTGTTAGGAGTGATATAA
- a CDS encoding cytochrome C oxidase subunit IV family protein has protein sequence MAELEAKTMTETQLRNLRRQRTKEMRLQLTGFGLMIFLTFMAFGMVALDFNATFILGIVMLFAFIQVILQFYYFMHMKDDGHDFAKLFMVVGMFFAIAFCVTFIYIVWIGSPI, from the coding sequence GTGGCAGAACTAGAAGCAAAAACAATGACAGAAACTCAGCTGAGAAATCTTCGACGCCAGAGAACTAAAGAAATGCGTCTGCAGCTTACAGGATTTGGACTTATGATTTTCCTGACATTCATGGCATTCGGCATGGTGGCACTGGACTTTAACGCAACATTCATTTTAGGGATTGTAATGCTTTTCGCATTCATCCAGGTTATTCTTCAGTTCTACTATTTCATGCACATGAAAGATGACGGGCATGATTTCGCCAAACTGTTCATGGTTGTGGGAATGTTCTTTGCAATTGCATTCTGTGTAACATTCATTTATATCGTATGGATCGGTTCACCGATTTAA
- the ctaG gene encoding cytochrome c oxidase assembly factor CtaG produces the protein MENITSIKIFGFMALWSPFFLAFVILLTAVFFLVTTRWYREFEGGRPLTQKEGALFVVNMILLYAMYGAPIDLLSHILFTFHMVQMAFVLFLIAPLVYFSIPEYLQKYLVSLPVIGPVLRLGANKPLFSLMLLIAAFSIYHLPVVMDNLKMSSTLHTLVLAIMFLTAVMAFYPIFNKVEPEEKHMGGLFKLLYVFGIGAFVTPACALIIFAGSPMYATFTEGEAWLNAMALCVPAGILDSIAGAGMISGPEYFTNTTPLIDQQTGGIIMKVLQEVFFGVMLAHIFFKWFNEERQNEDQITERALAKAQAQKEMNERFRV, from the coding sequence ATGGAAAATATAACTTCAATAAAAATATTTGGTTTCATGGCACTTTGGAGTCCATTTTTCCTGGCTTTCGTCATTTTACTGACAGCAGTATTTTTTCTTGTGACGACAAGATGGTACAGGGAATTTGAAGGCGGGCGCCCGCTGACTCAAAAAGAAGGCGCACTGTTTGTAGTCAATATGATTTTACTATATGCGATGTACGGGGCACCAATCGATCTGTTAAGTCATATACTGTTTACATTCCACATGGTGCAGATGGCTTTTGTGCTGTTTTTAATTGCACCGTTAGTGTATTTCAGTATTCCTGAATATTTACAGAAATATTTAGTATCACTGCCGGTAATCGGACCGGTACTGCGTCTTGGAGCAAACAAGCCGCTGTTTTCACTTATGCTGCTGATAGCTGCATTTTCAATTTATCACCTGCCGGTAGTCATGGATAATCTGAAGATGAGTTCCACATTACATACACTCGTTCTCGCGATTATGTTCCTGACAGCAGTAATGGCATTTTACCCGATATTCAATAAGGTTGAACCTGAAGAAAAACACATGGGCGGGCTGTTTAAGCTGCTTTACGTATTCGGTATCGGTGCATTTGTTACACCAGCGTGTGCTCTCATTATCTTTGCGGGATCTCCGATGTATGCGACATTTACTGAAGGAGAAGCGTGGCTGAATGCGATGGCACTTTGTGTACCTGCCGGTATTCTTGACAGCATTGCAGGAGCGGGTATGATCTCCGGTCCTGAATATTTCACTAATACCACACCGTTGATCGATCAGCAGACGGGCGGAATTATTATGAAAGTGCTGCAGGAAGTTTTCTTTGGTGTAATGCTTGCGCACATCTTCTTCAAGTGGTTTAACGAAGAGCGCCAGAATGAAGATCAGATTACAGAACGTGCTTTAGCTAAAGCTCAGGCGCAAAAAGAAATGAACGAACGCTTTAGAGTATAG
- a CDS encoding DUF420 domain-containing protein, translating to MDIYFILPTISTSFIVLSAIFMAIGIYHVKKGNVQTHEKFMTFAAISALAFFIVYISKTVFLGNTQFGGPDWLEIYYVIFLISHIILSTTGGIFGGIQVFTGKKNKLRQHRKFGMTAAAIWSLTAITGVMVYIILYVLYPGGETTGLWDAIFH from the coding sequence TTGGACATATATTTTATCCTGCCGACAATCAGTACATCATTTATCGTACTGAGTGCGATATTTATGGCAATCGGCATTTATCATGTTAAAAAAGGAAATGTGCAGACTCATGAGAAGTTCATGACATTTGCTGCAATTTCTGCTCTGGCATTTTTCATTGTTTATATTTCAAAAACAGTGTTCCTCGGTAACACGCAGTTCGGCGGTCCTGATTGGCTTGAAATTTACTACGTAATCTTCCTGATCAGTCATATTATACTGTCGACAACAGGTGGGATATTCGGAGGAATCCAGGTGTTTACAGGCAAAAAGAACAAGCTGCGCCAGCACAGAAAATTCGGTATGACTGCAGCGGCTATCTGGTCGCTTACTGCAATTACCGGAGTTATGGTTTACATTATTCTTTATGTTTTATATCCGGGTGGAGAAACGACAGGTTTATGGGATGCGATATTCCACTAA
- a CDS encoding YugN family protein: protein MVFENSGIENIVIPQGSLQDIMNHNGCVLGGSWDYERMTFDYKYEIPEGIYYLRFPGYAVNGDVGANNATMQLMDPYMGKHYYPTGIEYGSDEVFPERIVEHAISKIRAISKELTEVAAYHQQ from the coding sequence ATGGTTTTTGAAAACTCAGGTATTGAAAATATAGTCATTCCACAAGGCTCACTGCAGGATATTATGAACCACAATGGTTGTGTTCTTGGCGGCAGCTGGGATTATGAGCGTATGACTTTCGATTATAAATACGAAATTCCTGAAGGTATTTATTACTTACGTTTTCCTGGATATGCAGTGAACGGCGACGTTGGTGCAAACAATGCAACAATGCAGCTGATGGACCCGTACATGGGTAAACACTACTACCCGACTGGTATCGAATACGGCAGTGATGAAGTATTCCCTGAACGCATCGTTGAACATGCGATCAGCAAGATCAGAGCAATAAGCAAAGAATTAACTGAAGTTGCAGCTTACCACCAGCAGTAA
- a CDS encoding YlbF family regulator encodes MIMTTDFEIMDSLDSLNDMITETEEYYNYCKYKALLDTDDEVSKMIKHFARLKEDFTDVERFGKYHPDFSSKRKEINQYKKALDMHPIIMEYRRAEFQLQSLLDEVLFIIGQSVSPHANIVSSNPFFSNSSNSGCATGGSCSCAG; translated from the coding sequence ATGATAATGACAACAGATTTTGAAATTATGGATTCACTAGACTCTCTAAACGATATGATTACTGAGACAGAAGAGTATTATAACTACTGTAAATATAAAGCACTCCTCGATACGGATGATGAAGTCAGTAAAATGATTAAACATTTTGCACGGTTAAAAGAGGATTTTACCGATGTTGAACGGTTCGGTAAATATCACCCGGATTTCAGTTCGAAACGAAAAGAAATCAACCAGTATAAAAAAGCATTGGATATGCATCCGATTATTATGGAATACAGAAGAGCGGAATTTCAGCTGCAGTCACTGCTGGATGAAGTGCTTTTTATTATCGGTCAGTCGGTCAGTCCGCATGCTAATATCGTCAGCAGCAATCCATTTTTCTCAAACAGTTCAAACAGCGGCTGTGCAACAGGCGGAAGCTGCAGCTGCGCAGGTTAA